The sequence below is a genomic window from Thalassoroseus pseudoceratinae.
TCAATCTTCTCGACCTGATTGCCTTGAAGTTCCAAGTGCTGCAACTTCGTCAGTCCAGAAAGCGGGCCGATATCCTTCAGTTGGTTGTTTGCCAAGTACAAGGATTGCAGATTCTTGAGGCTGGCCAACGGCTTCACATCCGTGATTTTGTTGTCCGAGAATTTTGCCTCCGCCAGATTAACACACTTCTCCAAACCGCTGAGGTTGGCAATCTCGCGACCGTTTGCATGCAGGATATAGACATCCTTCAAGTCGTCCGCCTTGAGTTCGTCTTTTTCCCCCTTCTTCAACGTGTCCCGAATAACGGCCGTCAAATTGGCATCAGGAAAGAGGTCTTCGGCACACACGTAATCCGTGACGAAAAACACGACAGCAATGAGACACGCGAGACGATGAAAAACGGTTCGACACATAGTTGACTCTCCACCGGTACATCAGAGTGAGATAATTTGCATGAGGCTACGATTCACGAGTTTGACAAAATGTTACGGTACATCAAACCGAATCGGAGGAACAACCACTCGCCTCCAGGCTCATCACTTCTTGAATGGTTTCTTCGAGCCCATCGAGACTGACTGGCTTCGTCAGATGCCGTTCGAAACCCGCTTTGCGACTGTTGCGGATGTCGTCTTCCATGCCGAAGCCGCTCAACGCGATTCCGCGAATGCCTCGGTTGGCGGACTGAGCCCGTAGATGTCGAATGACATCCAAGCCGCTTCCATCCGGCAAACCGATATCGCTGATCACCAGGTCAAATCGTGCGGTATCCGAAATGACGCGTACCTCTTCGACACTCGACGCCGCTTTGACGTCGTAGCCAAACATTTTGAGCAACTTGGACATCATCCGCAGGGTGTCCTCGTGATCCTCCACCAACAGCACTTGAAGTTTGGACCGTTCTTTTCTTCGGGGCGAACGGGGTTTTTGCGATTCGCGGACACGGTCAGCACCAATCACTGGGAAGCTAACGATAAACGTTGCTCCTTTATCCACGCCCTCGCTGACAGCCGTCAACGAAGCGTTCTTGTGCATCTTCACGAGTGCCCGGGAAATTGCCAGCCCCAGACCGAGTCCACCAAACTGCCGCGTGACCGTCCGCTCGCCCTGTTCAAATGCACTGAAGATTCGTGGCAGCACATCCGGGGCAATACCCACGCCGCTGTCCGCGATTTCCACGACGAGACGATCGGTGTTTTCTTCGTCATCGCTGCTTTCCATTCGTGTTCGCAGCGAAATACGCCCACCGTGCGGCGTGAATTTGACGGCATTGTTGATCAGATTCCAGAAGACTTGCTGAACTCGCGCGGGGTCCGCCCAGATAAAGCAATTCCCCGCCCGCATGGCCTGCGTGACTTCCAATTGCCGCGTGTCGATGTCGGCCTGACAGATTTCCAACGCTCGACGTAACGTTGCGTGTGCGTCGACGGCTTCAAAGTGAAGTTCGATTTTTCCACGATTGATCCGCGTCAGATCGAGCAAATCGTCAATCAGCCGCGCTTCCATCTCGACGTTGCGACGAATCATCGTCATCTCTTCGCGGAACTCGGCGGGGAGGTTGTCCCGAGTGGCCATGTAATTGACTGTGGCCAAGACCGGCGTGAGAGGGGTGCGAAGTTCGTGGCTGAGAATGGCCAGGAACCGATCTTTCGCTTTGTTGGCAGCCTCGGCTAACTCTTTCGCCTCGCGGAGTTCACTTTCGGCCTTTTTCGGAGCCGTGATGTCACGGGCGATCCCCATGACACCGCTGATCTTTCCACTCTCATCGCGATGGGGAAGTTTCGTGATGTGAAAAAGTTGCTTCTTGCCATCAATAATTCGTTCTTGTTCCCAACTATGCGGTTCTCCCGTCGCGATGACCGCCTGGTCGATTTCCCGAATCGTACGAACCACTTCCGGCGTGAAGAACTTGTCATCGGTTTGCCCGAGGATCTTGTCCTTCTGGCGGTTCATGTTGCGAGCGCCGGCGGAATTGATCATCAAATACCGCCCTTTAGTGTCCTTGACGAACACCGCATCGCCGATGCCTTCCGTCACCGCGTGAAGCAGAGAGTACGCTTTTCGCAACGACGCCTGACTGCGTCGATGTTCCGTGATCAGCCGACGAACTTTCGCCCGCAGTTCCTCCGCCGAGAACGGTTTGTTGAGATAGCTCATCACGCCTTCATTGAGCAGTTTGACGTGCAGATTGTTGTCCGCGCGTGCGGTAAGCAACACGATCGGCACGCCTTCCATTTCTGGTCGACAGCGGACCTCTCGGACAAACTCCTCGCCACTCATGCGGGGCATCATCATGTCAGTCAGGATTAAATCCGGCCGAAGCTGCAACGCCTTTTGCAATCCCTCGTGACCATCAAATGCCGTCGCAACCCGGTACTCCTCGGAAATTGTCTCCGCGAGGAAGCTGTTCATATCCGGGTTATCTTCGATCACCAGAATCAACGGGGCATCTGCCTGACAGACCGGCAACCGTCGCGAACGGGGTCGCCGATACGTCCGTAGTTCCTCAATCGTTGTTTTCCCGAGGTCCGTCGCTGTCACCGAATGACGGTTGGCCGGTGTCACTTTGACATCACGTGGGGCCCGCAATGGGACTTCGACGAAGAAAACCGCTCCGCCGCCAGGTGCCTCATCAACCCGCACTTTTCCGCGATGCAGGGTGATAAATTCTTTCACGATCGACAGCCCCAATCCGGTGCCGCCGACGTTCCGGTTCACGCCACAATCGACCTGTCGAAATCGCTCGAAAATCCGTGTCCGCTGCTGGGGTGAAATTCCGATTCCGGAATCTTGAACGGAAAACACCGCGCCTTCCGGTGTCTGATGCAGCGAAAACACGATGGTTCCGCCGTCGGGAGTAAACTTGAACGCGTTGGAAAGCAGGTTCAGCAACACGCGTTGAATTTTCTCAGGATCGACTTGGCCCGGCAGTTGATCCGGTGTCTCGATCACAAAATCGATGTCGCGTTCCTCGGCCAATCCCTCGAAATGAGACGCCACAAATCGAGCCACACAGGCGAAATCACACTCCTGGTAACTCAGGACCATTGCTTCGGCTTCAAGCTTCGACAGGTCCAACAAATTATTGACCCGTTTCAGCAGCAATCCAGCATTGCGTTCGACGATTTGCAATTCGCGGCGTTGCTTCTGAGAGAGCGATTTGTTCGACAACCAATTGCGAACCGGCCCAAGGATTAACGTCAATGGGGTTCGTAGCTCGTGGCTAACATTGGCGAAGAACTGCGTCTTGAGTTGGTCGAATTCTTTCAGCTGTTCGTAGAGGACGCGGCGTTCTTCTGTCTTCCGCTCGACTTCGCGTTCCGCTTGTTTCCGCTCGGTGATGTCGCGTGCTTCCAACAACAAGCGAACGATTTGGCCATCGCTGTCACGGAGCGGTCGGATGGACAGATCCAACGTGAGTTGACTCTTCTCCTTCGCAGGATTGCAGACATCCGCCTCATATCGGACTTGTCGGCCGCCCGAGGCTTCACGAATCGCACGACGAAGTTTTTTGTGGGTATCGCGGCAGACTTGCCACCAGCGAAGTTCCCAAAACAGTCGGCCTTGGATTTTGCTGCGGTCCAACCGGCAATTCCGCAGGAGCGATTGATTAGCCTCCAAGATGGCACCGTCGGGACTGAGCAACGCCACGTACTCAGAGAGTTCATCAACCAGTGTTCCAGCCCAAGGAGCGTCCCATGGTTGGGTGACCATGGTGTCACCGCTGTGAGTGTCTGAGTTCCAGTCGGTTGAAGTGCGGATCGATTTCCGATTCTCGGAATGAGAATTTCCTGACTCCATCAGCGTTCTTCCTTGCAAAATCCGCCATCCTCAAGGTGAACATTCACCCGCGAATGGTCTGTTCCATCAGAACCCGGTTGTGGATTAGTTTAACGCATTGGAAACTCATCTCAAGTGCGCCAACGCTTTTCACCGTTGTCGCTCGACTTTCAAAGCAGCAGGGTCAGCGGCGATTTTGGGCACGAATTGGCCAGAGAATCTGTTCGAACCTAACTGCCGAGAGTCGTAGTTGGATAGCCATCGACACGGTGTTTTCCCTGGGAAACACGGCATCGAAATCGTACAGACCGTCTCAACACGCGTTATGTTTTCGAGCGAGCCAGCCAGCGATCTTCCGCAGAACTGCGTCGGAGATAGAGCGGTTCAAGTGACCAGGGATCGTCAAATTCTCCCGCTGCCGTTCGTTTGGCACCGAGAGCAGCGACCACGCGAGCTTGCGGATCGAAATGCGACTCCGGCAGCACTTGGCAGATGGGATCCAACTGTTCGGACCACTTCCGGACGCCCGGTCCACTCAGGACATCCGATTGATTTCGATCAGCACACCACTCGGCTGCGGGCTGTATTTCGATGTCCCCTTGCGACACAAATGAGCCCTCAGTTCGGCGAAAATGTCCGACGAATACATCTTGGCGTTGTGCATCTGCGATGACGAACAACTCGGCCACATCCTCAGGGCTGTTCTCGGCCACTGCTTGGAAGGTGTTCACAGCGGATAAGTGGCATCCGGTTGCGAACGCGAATGTTTTGGCACAGACGATTCCCACCCGCAACCCGGTGAAACTACCAGGGCCGGCACTCACGGCGATGGTGTGAATATCGGTCGCGGCTAATTCATTGTCGCGGAGAAGCCCGTCGATTTCCGCCAGGAGAGTCTGTGCATGACGCCGCCCGGTCCGATCCAAGATCCGCTCGCCGACCAACTCACTCTCACGCAGCAGAGCCACACTGCCTGCACGCCCAGAGGTTTCAATTCCCAATGTCCACATGAATGCAAATTATTCCACGTTATTCGCATCGGAGAAGAAATACGGACTCAGCACCCATTCGAGCCGTCCCCGTTCTGCGGCAATTTTGCCCGAAAACTGGATACACGCAACCGTACCGGGTTCGAACAGGATGGAACCACCATTCACCAACCGTCCGGCCACCACGCTAATCTGTGGCTGATGTCCGACGACGAGCAAAGATGATTCAGCAACGGACGCGGTACTCGCTTGCTCCCGAGCAGTTTGCAGCAACGCATCTTCGGAGAGACCTGGCCCTAACCACTCTCTTTCAGCATCCGCTGTGAGAGATGTCGCCAAGCCTTCGACAAGTTGCTCGGCCGTCTGCCGTGCACGGAGTAGGGGGCTATGAAGGACCAAACCGGGACCAATCCCTGTTTGTGCCATCCATTGGCCGGTCCGCAAGGAACGTAACGCTCCCGCCATCGTGAGGGGACGTTGGGCATCGGTTGGTGCCGAATACGCTGCTTCCCCGTGCCGCATCAGCATCAACCGCATCACAGTGCGTCCCTTCGCCATTCGCATTCACTCCGCGTTTTCAGGCGGATCCTCAGCACGTGCTGGACCGTCCGCGGGTGTCGACTCTGGAGATGACTCCAGGGCAATCATCTCACGGAGAAACTGCCCCAATTTCAAACGGTGGAGTGTACCATTCACATCCAGGTCCAACCACCCCTCACCGATTTCCTTCACGGTGACGGTCAATTCAGACGCGGTGAATTCCTCGTTGACTTCGACGATAAACTCTTTGTTGTTCCACTGATCGTAGAACCAAGCTTCCGCACCTTTGCTGTCACCAACCGCACCGATAAACCGTGTGTTCCCGGCGGAATCACCTTCCACGCTCACGGGAACAACCACGTCGGTGGATAGCGATGGATCACCGCCATCACTCACTCGCAAGCCGATGTTGTACTCGGTCGCGGGAATCGAAGCGTCCGGTGTCCAAACCACTGTGCCGGTCATCGGATCGACTTCAACACCAGCGGGTGCTCCTTCTTGTAATGACCATGTGAGTTGATCGCGACCACCGTCATCCTTGGCTTGTGGAGAGACAAGAAGTGTCCGCCCGTGAAAAACAGTTTGCTTCGCGACCGGCTGAACTTCCGGTGCGGAATTCTTTTCCTTCAAGATGATTTCGACCGGCAGTTCAACGATGGGGTTCTCGGTCGCGGAGTACTTCGCCACAAACTGAATGGGATACGTTTTCGCTGGCGTTTCTTCGTTGGTTTCCCAAATGACTTCCCCGGTTTTGTCGTTGAACTCAAGCCCCGCCGGAGTTTCACCATCAATCGTGACCCGAAGCGGTCCCGGTGTCGGATCGAAATCCCGAGTTTCGACGGTAAACTTCACCGGTTCTCCACGAGTCACCATCAGCGAACTTGGGCCGATCAAACGTGGTCGATATTCGCGGTCGGGCAGGGGTTTCGAGAACAGATTTGCCATCTCTCTCGGTTCAAACACCGGGTCCGCTTTGTATCGCTCGCTGAGCGGATTTCGTAACCCCAAATCCACGACTGTGTTGGCAGGATGTGCGGCCGCTTGGCTGCCGAAGGCCCCCCGTCGCACGGTCCAACGCGGACCGGATGTCTTTTGGACCGTCATCAATTCGTCACCAACGCGGATACGGAATCCGCTGCTCTCGGGAAAGCCGACAGCCTCATCCACCACGATCGTTTCCGACTCAGCGGTTAACGGTTCGCTCAGT
It includes:
- a CDS encoding ATP-binding protein; this translates as MVTQPWDAPWAGTLVDELSEYVALLSPDGAILEANQSLLRNCRLDRSKIQGRLFWELRWWQVCRDTHKKLRRAIREASGGRQVRYEADVCNPAKEKSQLTLDLSIRPLRDSDGQIVRLLLEARDITERKQAEREVERKTEERRVLYEQLKEFDQLKTQFFANVSHELRTPLTLILGPVRNWLSNKSLSQKQRRELQIVERNAGLLLKRVNNLLDLSKLEAEAMVLSYQECDFACVARFVASHFEGLAEERDIDFVIETPDQLPGQVDPEKIQRVLLNLLSNAFKFTPDGGTIVFSLHQTPEGAVFSVQDSGIGISPQQRTRIFERFRQVDCGVNRNVGGTGLGLSIVKEFITLHRGKVRVDEAPGGGAVFFVEVPLRAPRDVKVTPANRHSVTATDLGKTTIEELRTYRRPRSRRLPVCQADAPLILVIEDNPDMNSFLAETISEEYRVATAFDGHEGLQKALQLRPDLILTDMMMPRMSGEEFVREVRCRPEMEGVPIVLLTARADNNLHVKLLNEGVMSYLNKPFSAEELRAKVRRLITEHRRSQASLRKAYSLLHAVTEGIGDAVFVKDTKGRYLMINSAGARNMNRQKDKILGQTDDKFFTPEVVRTIREIDQAVIATGEPHSWEQERIIDGKKQLFHITKLPHRDESGKISGVMGIARDITAPKKAESELREAKELAEAANKAKDRFLAILSHELRTPLTPVLATVNYMATRDNLPAEFREEMTMIRRNVEMEARLIDDLLDLTRINRGKIELHFEAVDAHATLRRALEICQADIDTRQLEVTQAMRAGNCFIWADPARVQQVFWNLINNAVKFTPHGGRISLRTRMESSDDEENTDRLVVEIADSGVGIAPDVLPRIFSAFEQGERTVTRQFGGLGLGLAISRALVKMHKNASLTAVSEGVDKGATFIVSFPVIGADRVRESQKPRSPRRKERSKLQVLLVEDHEDTLRMMSKLLKMFGYDVKAASSVEEVRVISDTARFDLVISDIGLPDGSGLDVIRHLRAQSANRGIRGIALSGFGMEDDIRNSRKAGFERHLTKPVSLDGLEETIQEVMSLEASGCSSDSV
- a CDS encoding putative Ig domain-containing protein, coding for MQTREKRLALILGGVLGLWVVWSFVGSWIMGPLDERRNRLVSLESEFDKLDSKRDQIFAAMEQLSGWRRQSLPPDVGNDDRPTALTAQRLYHDWLTDLATQSGLEDVRVTPGPIRPSRDVYLSVQVILEANARFPEFTSFMAKFEGTELLHHVQELRVDGQAEMGNPLLKIRLVAEGVVIQDALTRSQLFPEAQLSEPLTAESETIVVDEAVGFPESSGFRIRVGDELMTVQKTSGPRWTVRRGAFGSQAAAHPANTVVDLGLRNPLSERYKADPVFEPREMANLFSKPLPDREYRPRLIGPSSLMVTRGEPVKFTVETRDFDPTPGPLRVTIDGETPAGLEFNDKTGEVIWETNEETPAKTYPIQFVAKYSATENPIVELPVEIILKEKNSAPEVQPVAKQTVFHGRTLLVSPQAKDDGGRDQLTWSLQEGAPAGVEVDPMTGTVVWTPDASIPATEYNIGLRVSDGGDPSLSTDVVVPVSVEGDSAGNTRFIGAVGDSKGAEAWFYDQWNNKEFIVEVNEEFTASELTVTVKEIGEGWLDLDVNGTLHRLKLGQFLREMIALESSPESTPADGPARAEDPPENAE
- the sixA gene encoding phosphohistidine phosphatase SixA — translated: MAKGRTVMRLMLMRHGEAAYSAPTDAQRPLTMAGALRSLRTGQWMAQTGIGPGLVLHSPLLRARQTAEQLVEGLATSLTADAEREWLGPGLSEDALLQTAREQASTASVAESSLLVVGHQPQISVVAGRLVNGGSILFEPGTVACIQFSGKIAAERGRLEWVLSPYFFSDANNVE
- the tsaB gene encoding tRNA (adenosine(37)-N6)-threonylcarbamoyltransferase complex dimerization subunit type 1 TsaB; this translates as MWTLGIETSGRAGSVALLRESELVGERILDRTGRRHAQTLLAEIDGLLRDNELAATDIHTIAVSAGPGSFTGLRVGIVCAKTFAFATGCHLSAVNTFQAVAENSPEDVAELFVIADAQRQDVFVGHFRRTEGSFVSQGDIEIQPAAEWCADRNQSDVLSGPGVRKWSEQLDPICQVLPESHFDPQARVVAALGAKRTAAGEFDDPWSLEPLYLRRSSAEDRWLARSKT